From the genome of Candidatus Poribacteria bacterium:
ACCTAAGGATACCAGATTTTAGATCAACTATCAAGATAATTGTGACAGACTAGTAGTAGCGTTTGAGGAATAAGATAGGTTCTGAAATTAACCCTTTACAACACCGATAGGACGGAGGCGTGCGACGCGGCGGGAGAGTCCGGCTTTGTCAACAACGCGGACGACTTCGTCAACATCTTTGTAAGCCTCAGGGACCTCTTCTTGAAGGGTACGTCTACCTTCTGCGCGGACGTAGATGCCTTGTGCCTCCAAATCTTTCTGGATAGAACGTCCCTTCGTTAATGCGATTGCTTTCCGCCGTGAGAGCACTCTGCCAGCACCGTGACAAGTTGTGCCCCATGTCTCTGCCATCGCTCCCGGATTACCAACAAGTACGTAAGAGGCGGTCCCCATATCACCGGGAATCAGCACGGGTTGCCCGACTTTCTGGTATTTATCGGGGATCTCGGGGTGCCCCGCTGGAAACGCACGTGTCGCGCCTTTGCGATGGATAAATAACTCACGTTCCTTGCCATCAACGGTGTGTTTCTCGAATTTTCCGATGTTATGCGCCACGTCGTAGACGAGTTCCAAGCCGAGTTCATCTTCAGTCGTCTCAAAAAACTGCATGAAGGTCTGACGGACGAGGTGCATGATACACTGCCGATTGTTCCATGCATAGTTCGCACTACATGCCATCGCGGTGATGTAATCCTGTCCCTCCGGTGAGTTGATCGGCGCGGAGGCGAGTTGCCGGTCAGGAAGATTTATGCCGTATCTTTCGGCAACCTTGACCCAACTCTTGACGTGCTCATCACAGATTTGATAACCGAAACCGCGTGAGCCGGTATGAATCATGACACAGATGTTGCCTTCACTTAATCCCATCGCATCAGCGGCTTCTCTGTAAAAAATGCGGTCAACGGCTTGAACTTCAAGAAAATGATTGCCTGAACCGAGTGTCCCGAGTTGGTTCTTGCCGCGTTCTAAAGCGCGTTGGCTCGCTGCATCAGCGTTGGCGTGTTGGAGGAAACCTGTCGCCTCGGTGAAGTTAAGGTCGGTTGGGTGTCCGTATTCCCGATCAATTGCCCACTGCGCTCCCTTTTCCAGCATCCGTCGCTCTTCTTGAACAGTAAGCCGAATCGTACCACTGGAGCCGACACCGCATGGAACGTTCTCAAATAACTTGGCGACGAGTGCTTTCCGTTTTCCCTCCAGCTGCGAGACATCAAGATTGGTCCGGATGAGGCGGACACCGCAGTTGATGTCGTATCCGATGCCACCCGGAGAGACCACGCCATCTGCTTTCGGATCGGTCGCAGCGACCCCGCCGATAACGAAGCCGTAGCCCCAGTGTAAATCGGGCATTGCGAGCGAGTGCTTGACAATGCCGGGGAGATGCGCGACGTTTGCGACCTGTTGCAACGCTTCATCGCTCTTGGCGTGTTCGAGGAGTTTCTCGTTGGCGTAGACTATGCCATCTACACGCATGCCTTTCATGTAACTTTTCGGGATGCGCCAGCGGTATTCGTCGATTTTTTGGAGTGTTATGTTTTGCGCCATGATAAACCAAGCAGACACAAGGACTGCTTCACCTCAAAAGTTTCAAAGTGCCTGTAAATCTGGCAATTCTACCCATTTGCGGGTCTGCCACGATTCCATACCCTTTTCTGCCAATTGCACACCCTTTGCACCCGCGAGTAGCGTCCATGGGAACGGCTCATCGGCGACGACGTGTCGGAGGAACAATTCCCATTGCGCTCTGAATGCGTTCTCATACTCTTCCTGCTCAGGGACTTTGAGCCAACCGTCAAAGAATTTGATGGGTTGTTCGATGTCGGGATTCCAGACAGGACGCGGGGTGCCAGAGAGCGGTTGAATCCAGCAATCTCTCAAACCTACAACAGCGGATCCGTTCAAACCGTCTACGTGTATCGTCAGCAGATCGTCACGACGGACCCTGACTGCCCACGATGAGTTGAAGTGTGC
Proteins encoded in this window:
- a CDS encoding RtcB family protein; this translates as MAQNITLQKIDEYRWRIPKSYMKGMRVDGIVYANEKLLEHAKSDEALQQVANVAHLPGIVKHSLAMPDLHWGYGFVIGGVAATDPKADGVVSPGGIGYDINCGVRLIRTNLDVSQLEGKRKALVAKLFENVPCGVGSSGTIRLTVQEERRMLEKGAQWAIDREYGHPTDLNFTEATGFLQHANADAASQRALERGKNQLGTLGSGNHFLEVQAVDRIFYREAADAMGLSEGNICVMIHTGSRGFGYQICDEHVKSWVKVAERYGINLPDRQLASAPINSPEGQDYITAMACSANYAWNNRQCIMHLVRQTFMQFFETTEDELGLELVYDVAHNIGKFEKHTVDGKERELFIHRKGATRAFPAGHPEIPDKYQKVGQPVLIPGDMGTASYVLVGNPGAMAETWGTTCHGAGRVLSRRKAIALTKGRSIQKDLEAQGIYVRAEGRRTLQEEVPEAYKDVDEVVRVVDKAGLSRRVARLRPIGVVKG